Proteins from one Anopheles nili chromosome 2, idAnoNiliSN_F5_01, whole genome shotgun sequence genomic window:
- the LOC128730447 gene encoding probable cytochrome P450 6a13 has translation MAFSVGLALLCVLVGLLVLFVRQRYRYWNVRNVPTLPAKFPFGNFAALRIKSPAEVSTELYRRMNPSERFYGLFMMLQPALMITDLDLIKCVLIKDFAHFPDHGVYHNERVDPLSCHLFCVEGSRWRSIRNHLSPSFTSGRMKAMLPILREAAGNFVEFLRVESSIAVAGELDVKDCCARLMIDNIGGCAFGIACNSFREPNSAFRRAGQLVFDRPRHSQIISNLLRLYPALGRALALRVNHDEVIEFFTDLIERTVEMRSHESVSRNDLIDVMVELRAASGGAALTMNELKAQAFGFFVAGYETSSSNVTFCLYELALDESCQERARTCVLEALEKHGGLTYEALADMDYLDWCINETLRKYPPLPVLQRLSCKPYQLPNSSVVLPAKSKLLIPVYAIQRDERYYPDPDRFDPNRFAPEHVAERHFSTFLPFGEGPRICIGQRLGVMQSRVGLATVLANFRVRPGPHTQIPIVYAKDAVTLQSDGPVFLRFEPL, from the exons ATGGCCTTCTCCGTTGGGTTGGCGTTGCTGTGCGTCTTGGTAGGTCTGTTGGTGTTGTTCGTGCGTCAACGCTACCGGTATTGGAACGTACGGAACGTGCCCACTCTGCCAGCGAAATTTCCATTCGGTAATTTCGCGGCCCTTCGCATCAAGTCCCCAGCGGAGGTGTCCACTGAGCTGTATCGTCGCATGAACCCGTCCGAACGGTTCTATGGGTTGTTCATGATGCTTCAACCGGCTCTCATGATCACCGATCTGGACCTCATCAAGTGCGTGCTGATCAAGGATTTTGCACACTTCCCGGATCACGGTGTTTACCACAACGAGCGCGTTGATCCGCTCTCTTGCCATCTCTTCTGCGTTGAGGGTTCGCGGTGGCGCAGCATCCGGAACCATCTTTCGCCCTCATTCACATCCGGTCGGATGAAAGCGATGTTGCCGATCCTGCGTGAAGCTGCCGGTAACTTCGTGGAGTTCCTGCGCGTGGAATCCTCGATCGCCGTTGCGGGTGAACTCGACGTGAAGGACTGTTGTGCGCGGCTCATGATCGACAATATCGGTGGGTGCGCGTTCGGTATCGCGTGTAACAGCTTCCGCGAGCCAAACAGCGCGTTTCGCCGTGCAGGGCAGCTTGTGTTTGATCGACCGCGCCATTCGCAGATCATAAGCAACTTGCTGCGGTTGTATCCGGCTCTCGGGAGAGCGCTCGCGCTGAGGGTAAACCACGACGAGGTGATCGAGTTCTTCACGGACCTGATCGAGCGGACGGTGGAGATGCGCAGTCACGAGTCGGTCAGCCGGAACGACTTAATCGACGTGATGGTTGAGCTGAGggccgcttccggtggtgcggCGCTCACGATGAACGAATTAAAGGCGCAAGCGTTTGGGTTCTTTGTGGCCGGATACGAGACGTCGTCCTCAAATGTGACCTTTTGCTTGTACGAGCTGGCCCTTGATGAAAGCTGCCAGGAACGGGCGAGAACGTGTGTGTTGGAGGCGTTAGAAAAGCACGGTGGGTTGACGTACGAAGCCCTCGCTGACATGGATTATCTGGATTGGTGCATTAATG AAACCCTCCGGAAGTATCCTCCATTACCGGTTCTGCAGAGGTTGTCCTGCAAACCATACCAGCTCCCAAACAGTTCGGTGGTTCTGCCAGCCAAATCGAAGCTACTCATTCCGGTGTACGCCATCCAGCGGGACGAGCGCTACTACCCCGATCCGGACCGGTTCGATCCGAACCGGTTCGCGCCGGAACACGTGGCCGAGCGGCATTTTAGCACGTTTCTTCCGTTCGGCGAAGGACCACGCATCTGCATCGGTCAGCGGCTTGGCGTGATGCAATCGCGCGTTGGTCTCGCCACGGTTTTGGCCAATTTCCGTGTCCGGCCGGGTCCCCACACGCAGATACCGATCGTGTACGCGAAGGATGCAGTCACGCTGCAGTCCGATGGGCCGGTGTTCCTGCGGTTCGAGCCACTGTAG
- the LOC128725974 gene encoding uncharacterized protein LOC128725974 → MLKRTQSWAAWRCVIVLVAFVCAISAKIMITKVDYISNPNYLTMSVLVHNETEGSTVDVDGSLFQDMVQGMFVHIDLDSKMDGEYMTMIGTNKELCSADDGGVDPVVPLLNEELEKFGNLSFNCPYYKGNYRMRRFRMSNDHMLVKMVPPGEYIVKTDLQHQPVNSTEKEVVFKLSFYFEIS, encoded by the exons ATGTTAAAGCGCACCCAATCATGGGCAGCATGGCGGTGTGTGATCGTACtggttgcgttcgtttgtgcg ATCTCCGCCAAGATCATGATCACTAAGGTTGACTACATCTCGAACCCGAACTACCTCACGATGTCGGTGCTGGTGCACAACGAAACCGAGGGTAGCACGGTCGACGTGGACGGCAGCCTGTTCCAGGATATGGTGCAGGGCATGTTCGTTCACATCGATCTCGACTCGAAGATGGACGGTGAGTATATGACGATGATCGGCACGAACAAGGAGCTGTGCAGTGCGGATGACGGTGGTGTCGACCCGGTGGTGCCGCTGTTGAACGAGGAGCTGGAGAAGTTTGGCAATCTCAGCTTCAACTGCCCGTACTACAAG GGCAACTACCGCATGCGAAGGTTCCGCATGAGCAACGACCATATGCTGGTGAAGATGGTACCGCCCGGGGAGTACATCGTGAAGACCGATCTCCAGCATCAGCCGGTGAACTCCACCGAGAAGGAGGTGGTGTTTAAGCTTTCTTTCTACTTCGAAATTTCGTAA
- the LOC128722122 gene encoding apyrase-like: MWKYRTLWMALVAIVAMCQFASITHAKGVPSDGTLFPLTLIHINDLHARFEETSQKSTACSKSNECIAGIARVYHTIKQLKREYQSKNPLYLNAGDNFQGTLWYNLLRWNVTAHFIKQLPPDAMTLGNHEFDHSPKGLAPYLKELERNHIPTVVANLALNGEPALKESNITRSIVLDVAGRKVGVIGALYDKTHEVAQTGLVTLTNSIEAVRKEAQALQKQHVDIVVVLSHCGLDVDRQLAQQAGDVIDVIVGAHSHSLLLNKSSGVAYDTKYDMIEGDYPTVVQKSNNHKVLITQARSFGKYVGRLTVYFDRNGEVQSWEGHPIYMNNAVKQDPDVLRELIPWRKEVERLGTQTIGTSEVFLDRESCRWCECTLGSLVADAFAANYTTNGVRPVAIVQAGTFRNPIDKGAITNGLAIEAIPYGSSVDMLKLSGEDLWKAIDHSFTLDDEFRFNTMQVSGLAVEVDLTRKPYERVQRIDVIETNGAKTPLNRKKSYYVVTPSYLADGKDGFAMLKNGKERVKGPLDSDVLIDYVRRKSKITKDMFQEHRVVVAKHTNGTCSWDLENERFKPK, encoded by the exons ATGTGGAAGTACCGCACTCTGTGGATGGCTCTCGTGGCCATCGTGGCGATGTGCCAATTCGCGTCGATCACCCACGCGAAAGGTGTGCCCAGTGACGGAACGCTCTTCCCACTAACGCTGATCCACATCAACGATTTGCATGCCCG tttTGAAGAGACAAGCCAGAAGTCGACCGCTTGCAGTAAGTCGAACGAGTGCATTGCTGGAATCGCGCGGGTCTATCACACGATCAAGCAGCTTAAGCGAGAGTACCAGTCGAAGAATCCACTGTATCTCAACGCCGGTGACAACTTCCAGGGTACGCTGTGGTACAATCTGCTCCGATGGAATGTGACTGCGCACTTCATCAAACAGCTGCCACCGGATGCGATG ACACTCGGTAACCACGAGTTCGATCACAGCCCTAAAGGATTGGCGCCGTACCTGAAGGAGTTGGAGAGAAACCACATACCGACGGTGGTGGCGAATCTGGCGTTGAACGGGGAACCAGCACTGAAGGAGTCAAATATCACCCGGAGCATCGTGTTGGATGTGGCTGGCAGGAAGGTGGGCGTGATCGGTGCGCTGTACGACAAAACGCAC GAAGTGGCTCAGACGGGACTGGTGACGTTGACCAACTCGATCGAGGCGGTTCGCAAGGAGGCACAAGCACTGCAGAAGCAACACGTTGATATTGTCGTCGTCCTGTCACACTGCGGTCTGGATGTTGATAGACAGCTAGCTCAGCAAGCCGGTGACGTGATCGACGTTATCGTCGGGGCACATTCGCACTCGCTGTTGCTCAACAAATCGTCCGGGGTGGCGTACGACACCAAGTATGACATGATCGAAGGTGACTACCCTACAGTGGTACAGAAGTCGAACAACCACAAG GTGTTGATAACGCAAGCGCGATCATTCGGCAAGTATGTCGGTAGGCTGACGGTGTATTTTGATCGAAACGGTGAGGTTCAGAGCTGGGAAGGTCATCCGATCTACATGAACAACGCGGTTAAGCAGGACCCGGATGTACTGCGAGAGCTGATACCGTGGCGTAAAGAGGTGGAACGACTCGGAACGCAAACCATCGGAACTAGCGAGGTGTTTCTGGACCGCGAATCCTGCCGTTGGTGTGAATGCACTCTCGGTAGTCTGGTTGCGGACGCATTCGCAGCAAAC TACACGACGAATGGCGTTCGACCGGTGGCTATCGTGCAAGCGGGTACATTCCGAAACCCCATCGACAAAGGAG CTATCACAAACGGACTAGCGATCGAGGCTATACCATACGGCTCATCGGTGGACATGTTGAAGCTGAGCGGTGAAGATCTTTGGAAGGCGATCGACCATTCCTTCACGCTGGACGACGAGTTCCGGTTCAATACGATGCAGGTGTCAGGTCTGGCAGTGGAAGTGGACCTTACTCGGAAGCCCTACGAAAGAGTGCAGCGCATCGACGTGATCGAGACGAACGGAGCAAAAACACCACTGAATCGCAAGAAGTCGTACTACGTCGTGACCCCGTCCTATCTTGCCGATGGGAAGGATGGCTTTGCGATGCTGAAGAACGGCAAGGAACGCGTTAAAGGGCCGCTGGATTCGGACGTGCTGATTGACTACGTCCGACGGAAGTCGAAGATCACGAAGGATATGTTCCAGGAGCACCGTGTGGTTGTAGCGAAACACACCAACGGGACCTGCTCGTGGGATTTGGAGAACGAACGTTTCAAACCGAAGTAG
- the LOC128725985 gene encoding uncharacterized protein LOC128725985: protein MCLRGSLCAVLILLLVLAGRDVKSREYIDTSTTEDWTDQVAPSIVEKGTSSDDFDCSISMERDLTIMQPLLLKPGSVKFVWPQPNSTTIGLHSGQSVELFCSHGFRKGSPGGRSKTAILTCDGAGVFAFNSNLYNISEFTCNRPVFHTAERTDRRCFNNGTLVRVGFELDPNRFASLYEVCFDEASLRSHYVRHQLTSLNDHHQRSVKRPSFLQGNFYEDLKMASLYTIAGQHAMLGRVLASPSRANALLDNKRGMYLSRGHLAAKSDFVFGSHQRASFWYINVAPQWQRFNGFNWQRVETGVKAYVAANDLRLTVYTGTYGVLKLPDGNGDPQEIFLDFDPSRDPPGRVPVPALFYKVLIDENHDAGVALIGVNNPYATPEEIADRYVVCRDVSDEIHWLSWQRHSIPDGYMYACDVNEFNRVTGHLTLDKPVHQLLL from the exons ATGTGTTTACGAGGTAGCCTGTGCGCGGTGCtgatactgctgctggtgctggctgGCAGGGATGTTAAATCACGGGAGTACATTGACACTTCAACGACAGAAGACTGGACAGATCAGGTCGCGCCCTCGATCGTGGAGAAAGGCACCTCCAGTGATGACTTCG ACTGCAGCATCTCGATGGAGCGCGATCTGACGATCATGCAGCCGTTGCTGCTCAAACCAGGCAGCGTGAAATTTGTTTGGCCTCAACCAAACAGCACCACCATTGGCCTGCACAGTGGCCAGTCCGTCGAGTTGTTCTGCTCGCATGGTTTTCGAAAAGGCTCACCTGGGGGTCGTTCCAAAACGGCCATCCTCACCTGCGACGGTGCCGGAGTGTTTGCGTTTAACTCCAACCTGTACAACATCTCAGAGTTCACCTGCAACAGGCCTGTGTTCCACACGGCTGAACGCACAGATCGCCGTTGTTTCAACAACGGGACACTTGTGCGCGTTGGTTTCGAACTCGATCCAAACCGGTTCGCATCCCTATACGAGGTGTGCTTCGACGAGGCATCCCTTAGAAGCCACTACGTTCGGCACCAGCTAACGTCTCTCAACGATCACCACCAGCGATCGGTGAAGAGGCCTTCCTTTCTGCAGGGCAATTTCTACGAAGATCTCAAAATGGCGAGTCTGTACACGATCGCGGGACAGCACGCTATGTTAGGCCGAGTACTAGCGTCACCTTCCCGAGCGAACGCTCTGTTGGATAACAAACGCGGTATGTACCTATCCCGGGGCCACCTAGCGGCAAAATCCGACTTCGTGTTCGGGTCACACCAGCGCGCCTCATTCTGGTACATAAACGTGGCACCGCAATGGCAGCGGTTTAATGGTTTCAACTGGCAGCGCGTCGAGACGGGCGTGAAAGCTTATGTGGCCGCAAATGACCTTCGGTTGACGGTGTACACGGGCACGTACGGTGTACTGAAGCTTCCGGATGGTAATGGAGACCCGCAGGAGATCTTCCTGGACTTCGATCCATCGCGAGATCCTCCCGGGCGAGTGCCAGTTCCCGCACTCTTCTATAAGGTTCTGATCGACGAAAATCATGACGCTGGAGTGGCTCTTATAGGAGTTAACAATCCATATGCAACACCCGAAGAAATCGCTGACCGGTACGTAGTTTGCAGGGATGTTAGCGATGAGATTCACTGGTTAAGCTGGCAGCGGCATTCGATCCCAGATGGGTACATGTACGCGTGTGACGTGAACGAATTCAACCGTGTGACTGGCCACTTGACGCTGGACAAACCTGTCCACCAGCTGTTGCTGTGA